The Roseibium sp. Sym1 nucleotide sequence TCTTCGACAACGGAACCACGGCCCTGGCGGATTTTTCACTCGACGTGCGGGCGGGGGAGTTCGTGTCTTTGCTCGGGCCGTCCGGCTGTGGCAAGTCGAGTGCACTCAGGATCATCGCCGGCCTGTCCGATCCGAGCACGGGAACGCTCGACTGGCCGCTGGAAGGGCGCTCGCAGACCGAACACGAACTCGGGTTCGTCTTTCAGGAACCAACCCTGATGCCCTGGGCGAGCGTATTTGACAATGTCTGGCTGCCCTTGCGGGCGAAGGGCGTGTCGCGACTGGCGGCCCGTGACCGGATCATGGAGGCGCTTGCAACCGTGGGGCTTTCGGACTTTGCCGATCAGCTGCCGCAAGAGCTGTCCGGAGGCATGAAAATGCGGGTGTCGATTGCCCGGGCATTGATCACGCGGCCAAGGGTTCTCCTCATGGACGAGCCATTCGCCGCCCTTGATGAAATCACCCGTTTCAAGTTGAACAAAGACCTCCTGGACCTGCAGGAAAAATTTGGCTGGACCATCCTGTTCGTGACCCACTCGGTGTTTGAATCGGTCTATCTGTCGAACCGCGTCGTTGTCATGGCGGCCCGGCCCGGCCGGGTGATCTGCGAGCAGGTGATCGACGCGCCCCGGCCGCGTGGAGACGGATTTCGGACCTCGGCGTCTTACACGGACCATTGCCGGGTGGTCTCGGCCGCGCTCCAGGATGCCATGAACCCGGCCGATGTGCTCTAGGTGTTGCCCGGTTAGCAGGCTAAAAACACCCAAGTCCTCGCCCCTGCGGAAAAATCGGCGGGAAGGCGGCAACTGTCATTCGTCGGTTAAATACTCCCGCTAGGGTTCCGCGCGTTGAAGACGAACGTGATAGGATTGATTGAGGACGGGGGTGTGTTGATGGCTTTCAACTACAAGAAAAGCATAACGTTTCGGCTGGTTCAGGCCGCGAAGGCGCAGCGTGCCCGCTCCGGTTCGCACCTGATGCGGATCGGCCTGCATCCGGGGCAGGAACTGGTTTTGAAGGTTCTCGCCGATTCAGACGGCCGAACCATGAGCCAGCTGGCGCTGGCCCTCGGCGTTCAGCCGCCGACCGTCACGAAGATGGTCACCCGGCTGTCCAGCCAGGGCTATGTCAGGCGCCAGGTGTCCGATTCCGACGGGCGTCTGGCCCGTGTCTACCTGACGGACACCGGACGGGAGCTGGTCCTGTCGGTGGACAAGGCCTGGAAACGGCTCGAGCGCGAAGCCATGTCCGGTCTCGACGACAAGGACCGCAAGAAACTGCGCAAGCTGCTGCGTCAGGTGGAAAAGAACCTGTCGATCGCGGTTGACCTTGACCCCGAGCACGAAGCCGATTTCGACACAGACGGCGATGAAAAGGCCGGTGATGAAAAGGCCGGCGAGGACGGCAAGAAAGCCAAGGAACTGTCCGCTGCCTGATCCGGTGAGGCACCGTGCCCCGGTCTGATCTCGAACATTACAAATCGCTCATTTGAATTCGGATCCGGCCAAAACCATCTCTCCGCAAGATCCGAAGACACGCGGAGGACACGGGAAATGGCAATGAGCACGCAGACGATCAACGAAAACCGGGGTGAGCGCCGGGCAGCGGAACTGCGTCGCCGTTTCGCGCATGTGACCGACAGCTCGATCGGGCGTCAGCGTTTCGGCCTGCGTTCGGCGCCAGCGGTCCGTGGTTGGGGGTCCAGCCGGTCACAACGGACCCGGTGGCAGGAATTCCTGGCCTGGAGCGCGCTTGCCGGCGTGATGATGTTCATCGGGTTCCTGATTTTCTAATCTTCACGGTTCGTCAGGCGCCGGGCCTGAACACCGGCGCACGGACGCGTGTTTCGCTCCGGGTCTTGAAGCGACCAGGCTGCCGTCGCTTTTCAGACCAGGAACGGATACCCGCCTTCCAGTTTCAGGAGCGCGA carries:
- a CDS encoding MarR family winged helix-turn-helix transcriptional regulator, which gives rise to MAFNYKKSITFRLVQAAKAQRARSGSHLMRIGLHPGQELVLKVLADSDGRTMSQLALALGVQPPTVTKMVTRLSSQGYVRRQVSDSDGRLARVYLTDTGRELVLSVDKAWKRLEREAMSGLDDKDRKKLRKLLRQVEKNLSIAVDLDPEHEADFDTDGDEKAGDEKAGEDGKKAKELSAA
- a CDS encoding ABC transporter ATP-binding protein translates to MSEQNKAPVIVSLKGIRKVFDNGTTALADFSLDVRAGEFVSLLGPSGCGKSSALRIIAGLSDPSTGTLDWPLEGRSQTEHELGFVFQEPTLMPWASVFDNVWLPLRAKGVSRLAARDRIMEALATVGLSDFADQLPQELSGGMKMRVSIARALITRPRVLLMDEPFAALDEITRFKLNKDLLDLQEKFGWTILFVTHSVFESVYLSNRVVVMAARPGRVICEQVIDAPRPRGDGFRTSASYTDHCRVVSAALQDAMNPADVL